aacttctcAATAGTAGGATTTTAACTttatatatataagacaacaattgaaaaaactcttttaaatagctggcaaattttctctatgtaaaggatattgcaaggtatgacgttaacaacttcccaatcataagattttaaacttgttatatctaTAAGAGAACAATTCGTTTAAAAAACacctttaagtagctagtttgtactaaagctaaaatagttcttctcgccagttaaataacttacattacacctgtcagttgctacaagataaatgtgaataagccagcacacaagccttcacattaaaggcagttcccaaaaagattttccttagctcggtgagggagtgacacgtgtaaagcGGCCCAAATGACAATAGGCTGAATAGTTACTGGTGGTCAACAGGGCGATAGCacatcagccccaaaacttccattacaagccgccacctccccgagtttcccaaaaccagaagatgtagcaaggccggtgcctgcacagactccgaaccacagagacacgcgacaccgaccctaaatcacccaatctaggtgtgaatgaaacggcccgaccaagaagcaattaccacccACGTTCCCACGGACAGGCagacgaaaactgtggtgggaagaccccaacaaaaccactggtgaagaaactcatacacttcactagaacttgaaaaacccccttctcacactccaccacagcgcagggaacacgttgcacttccaaatgctcgtcagagccaaccgctgccagtggtttcaacggccgataagaagataTACGGTCCtgcgcgctgatctcctgcaccacggcttctaagcttcataagccacgtacatgcgtgTAAGGCAGACTGaacccctgacagccaagaggtcgggcaaatcacgtggcgagcagttgacgacccccaacaacaggaccccgctcgcgccaccacctctctcggtcaccatCCAGCACGTActcctcgatcgtcacgcgaccgtacacttgctccacctcgcgccagagggcggtagcgatccaaacagcgcgccaaaccgaaagcgccaccgcaaacactagacgcgaggcgaaagcactccgcctggagcgattttcgaagagccggacactaCTACGGCTCAATACGTTTGCACCACAATGAGCCTTCtttctgtgagcattccctattaaagcgcagacacagatggcgctctcgtagctatgccactacgataTCTGTTagcggacgacgttgaaatcattatcagcacatctactatcccccaggtggcatatgccgtcatcagatgaaaatcgacgtcgtctttccaagtgtaTATCATGAATTACTGCGCTGGGAAAGCGTATCCGTGTATTCATCCTGGAGATGACTACCAAACTTATAAAATTGAAAAACTGTCTTATACAGACATACAGAGAGACTCAATAGGTGCCAGAGGAAAActgggcaggccagcccatttTCTGGCAAAGCGCAGGACCGTGACTGTTTCGCTATCTAAACGCACGATACCGTTCCAAAAGTGGTATCAGGAGCCTACATTTCGATTGTCAAACGTTACGAGCAACTTTGGTGCCGCATGTACTGTCTACCTTCGCATTATATGAGTATTATTCGTGGATTAACCTACGATCGACTCTTTAAAAAACAGGTAACTTTTTTGTAAGAAATCTGCACTTACATGTTCACATTACCTCTCCACACAGTTGCCATCCAAATTCAAACATTTGTCGTACCGTGGCACCAGCTTCATTATACCTCCATCAAAGGATGGTGCCGCCCGGTGCTTCAGCCAGTTCTTTACAGCATCCTTGACCTCACAGTCGATCGTGAAGTACTGAGTAGCATGCCGCGTCTTCATCTTGGGGAAGAGATGAAAGTCCCTTTGCGCTATGTCAGGGCAACAGAACAGATGTTGGAAAGTATCCCAGCCAAGAAGTCTGAGATTTCCTTTAATTTGGTTCGCAGTAAGGATCGCACATTGTCGTGAAGCAGCTTAATTCCTTCGGCAATCATCGTACGCCGCTTGTTTTGGTTTGACCTAAGGAGTTTCGCAAGTATGTCGCAACAAACCTATGACGTCACAGTATTCTCACGCGTTACTTTCACGAAATCTGCTGCCAAAGTTACTTTACGATAAAAAAACTGTAAACCTTTTTCCGGTTTGACAGCGTCTCTTTGAATTTTTTGGGCTTATCGGGAGAAAGAGTTCACATACTGCATCCACGACTCATCGCTAGTCCcgattctgctatgaaattcctgcTGCCCTTCCTCGTAGGGTTAAAAGAATATCAAAGCCGAACCCATTCTTTTGGTTTTGCGAACATGGCTTAGTCATTTTGGTACCCTCCGTGCTGAAAACTTGTGTTAACCTAATCTCTCTGTGATACTGTTGAAAAGGATTTTCCTCGAAACCTaaggcacatcttgataaacttcgGAAATTGTTAATCTTAGCCTCGCATGCACAATTTCATCAGTATGTTCATTAGTCACCCGTGAATGCCTTTCTCGACTACTTTCACCAAGCAGATCTGTGCGATGAGCCTTGAATTTTTTGCAGTGCTCTCTCATGGAACCATCAAACGCCGGCgccctacacactgcaaaactgacGACGAATCTCGGTAGTATTGACTCTTTCTGCAGCGGGAAGCGAATGACGGAACATACCTCGCAACTGTCGGGACAAGTGTTAAAACCGTCCACTTCAATCATTGGCAGCTTACACACTGGCGAATGCCACAGCGAACTGAATGAAGCAACTTGAATCTTCAAAGTCACCTTTTCCATCTACGCTAATATGATGAAGCTTTGAGTATATTTAACACGCAATCGGAGGTTAATTTATAAATAGCATTCGTACGAAATCTCACGCTTTTGACTACTGCCGCAATATCCTAGACTGCTCTCTTTCATTGTCAGCTAAAAAAACTCTTTCTTTCCTTTTGCAGCCTGGAATCTTTTGATGAAGATAGCATCGCTTGCAACGACCAACTGCAGAAGCTGGTCCTGGACGATAATCCACAAATCCAGCTGGTTGCCCTCCGCAGCCAGTCGCTGAAACACCTCTCCCTGCGGAACTGTGGGCTCACCAGTTTCGACCCACAACTGCTGAGGCGTCTTCGGAAGCTGCGTGGGTTGGATCTACGCGGCAATGACGCTCTTCCTTGTGGTCAAGTTACCCAGGACCTCCACAAATACTGGCCGCGTCTCAGAGTATACTGCGACGTTCAAACAAGTGCCACAAAAAATACCAGCACCGgcgccaccaccactaccaccactgctACCAATGCAGGCCTTCCACCACACTCACAAGATGATATCGTTCAAAAGATCCAGTTAGTTGCCCCCATTCCAATAGTACCTCTCGTTGTAATACTGGCGGTCGTATTAGCAGCTGTCCTCTTCAGTTTATGTAAGAGGTCTGGCCATGACTGTCGGCCAGGCGTCGAGTCTGGAGACGGAAAGCTGCTCGAAGAACCATGTTGAAAGCTGTCGACCTGTGCGACATTCGAGCTACCTCCCCTAAGAATGCCTTTGTGGTCCTGATCGGCCATAGAGACGAGTTGTCCTCTCCTCGCACTCGATCATCCAGTGTCACCTCGAACGCAGTGGCGCACGCGCTACAGGAGAGTACACTGTGCTGGAAGGGAGAGCCAGTGCGGTTTCCTGTGCTCTCAGTCCGGCTCCCGGGTACCGCCGGGTGGGGTTTTCCGTGGTTTTACTCACCAACAAGTACATCAGAACGCACTTCACCCAGTCCACGGACGTCCTCTCCCACATGTCGCTCCGAACACCGAGCAAACGAAGTGCGGACCACGCGGTATCCGTTCCAACATGCTCCAAAAACTCCTCCTCCAACTCCTACTCCTTTTCAAGGCCCTGAAGTCTCGGTCGGTCTGACCACATCAGCTCGGTTGAGATCTCGTATGTCCCGGTGCGAACGTCTGCTCAGTTATATGGCCAACGAGATCTCGGTCATAGTGGAAATATTGTCAAGGGTGGGTGAGGGGACAGGCAGACCTGCATCGCACTCGGTGCTCAGTCTGTAGACACGACGCGTCGCGGTATGCGTGTAGTGCATGCCGATCCTTGCACCGTGGTGGAAGAGAAATGTCGTGTCAACACCAGCCGCGACTGTCTCGCCTTCAGCTGGCACCCCTTGACAGGGTACACTTTCATAAACCGCTAGTTATGTCCTATACAGTCCTGAACCATTCCCTGGCCTGCAGTGCTGTGGTGGTGCACAAGTATCCAAATCGTAGCTGAGGGGCTAACCGGCCGACCATCTGCCATCAACTGAAATGTGCATCGAGGGATTCCTGACTAATCCGAAGACCGCTTGCCGCTGCGGCTCCAACAACTAAGGCGAATAAGAGTATCCAGTGTGTAGACTAGCGTGTCGTGGTGCACGCAGAGCCTTGCACCGTGGTGGAAGAGCAAATCCGTGTCAACACAACCACGACTGTCTCGCCTACAGCTGGCTACACTTCTCAAGACCGGGTCTTCAGCAACAGTTCACCAGTAAGTTATATCGAAGATTTCTCCACTGACGCAACTATCCACTGCTCTGTCCTACAGAAAAACCACTGACACGTTCTGCAACAGTTGACTTGGTTTTTTTCTTCTTGCAGTGATTACcttcagtcccaagactgattTTGTGCGGCCCCCACACTTGTCTATCGTACATAACTCTCTTGATATCTGGATAATTGTCGCAGCTTAAATCCTGCTTACAGCAGTACAGCCTTGGTTCTATCTATAATTTTTACTTCAACCCCCCCTCGCCCACCCTCATCCCTCCACCCCCAGCTTCCACCCATATTTCCCTCAGATACCCTACTGACTGTTCCTAGACACATCAGGATGTGTccaatcaactgatcccttcttttagtcgccggccggggtggccgagcggttctaggcactacagtctggaaccgcgcgaccgctacggtcgcaggttcgaatcctccctcgggcacggatgtgtgtgatgtccttaggttagttaggtttaagtagttctaggttctaggggactgatgacctcagaagtttagtcccatagtgctcagagccatttgaaccatttgaactttcttttagtcaagtcagGCAATATATTCCTTTTCACCATATTCTAACTAttcctcttcattaattattcgacctattcatctaatcttcaacatccttctgcagcGTTACATTCATACAGCTTCTATTTTCATCTTGTCTATAACGATATTATACACATTTTAATTCTGCACATGGCTGCAGTCCAGACAAGTACCTCCAGAAAAGGCTTCTCAACATTCAAATTTACATTGaggtgaaaaagtcatgggatactttttatttcttgttggacctccttttacccTGTGTAGTCCAACaattcgacatggcatggactcaacaagtcgatgaaagttcaaaaatggctctgagcactatggcacttaacatctgaggtcatcagtcccctagacttagaattacttaaacctaactaacctaaggacgtcacacacatccatgcccaaggcaggattcgaacctgcgagcgtagcagcagcgcggttccggactgaagcgcctagaaccgccacaacggccggctcgatggaagttccctgcagaaatattgaaccatgcttcaGCTATAgcagtctataattgcgaaagtgttgcaggagcaggattttgcccacgaactgacctctcgattatgtcccagaaattttcgatggggttcatgtcagtCGATCAGGATGACCAAATAATTCTCTTGAATTGTCCAGATTACTCTTCaaaccaatctacatctacatccatactccgcaagccacctgacggtgtgtggcggagggtaccttgagtacctctatcggttctcccttctgttccagtctcgtattgttcttggaaagaaagattgtcggtatgcctcagtgtgggctctaatctctctgctttttatcctcatagtctcttcgcgagatatacgcaggagggagcagtatgctgcttgactcctcggtgaaggtatgtttcgaaacttcaacaaaagcccctaccgagctactgagcgtctctcttgcagagtcttccactggagtatatctatcatctccgttacgctttcgcgattactaaatgatcctgtaacgaagcgcgctgctctccgttggatcttctctatcaaccctatctggtacggatcccacaccggtgagcagtattcaagcagtgggcgaacaagtgtgccgTAACCTACTGCGGCCCTGTGACATTACGGATTGCCATCCACAAAAGTTCTATCGCTGTAtgggaacaggaagtccatgaatgAACGCGGATattctccatgtagccgaacataacaatttccagtcaatgatcggttcagtctgacagagaacccagtccattgtTGTcagcttggatccatggcttcgtggggtttgtgcACACTCCAAccatactatcagctcttaccaacgtaAATCGGGACTGTtataaccaggccacggttttccagtcctctagggtcccGCCGATATGGTCTcaagcccacgagaggcgctgcagtcgatgtcgtgccgttagaaaaggcaatcgcgtcggtcgtctgttgccatagcaaattaacgccaaatttggccgtATTGTCCTAACGGATGAGTTCGTCATGCGTCCCActatgatttctgcggttatttcacgctgtatGTTAggactaacaactctacgcaaacaccgctgctctcggtcacaaAGGGAAgaacgtcggccactgcgttgtccctggtgagaggcaCTGGCTAAAATGTGGTATTCTACCAGACACACTTGACACTGTCAACCACGAAACATTGaactccctgacgatttccgaaaatggatttcccgtgcgtctagctgcaactaccattccgcgttccaaaGTCTGCTAATTGCCGTCGTGTGGCAATAATCatttcggaaacctttccacaagactcacctgagtacaaatgatagctccagcactgccctttcatacctcttgtgcgagatactaccgccatctgtacaagtGCATGCcgctgtcccatgatttttgtcacctcgttGTATGTCCAATGTTAAGAAATTCTTGTTTTCCAGAAATGTCTTTTGTGATGCAGTCAATCTGCATGCTATATCCTCGTTATTTCAGCCATCATCACTTTTAGTGTCTcacctcctaatctaattccctcagcattgcttcatttaatttgtctacattccattagTGTTATTGTACTTTTGATGAtgctcatcttataatctcttttcagtaCATTATCCATTCCACTCaacatcttccaagtcctttctgcCTCAGATAATTACGATACCATATattaaatgttgtgtctagacaagacagcctagacacaatgagaggaagccgaaaggcacgcgctacgctcacgcagatgggcgtgaggtctgaaacaggatacgtaatgaatgctataaagaaaagtacgtagcttctggaatacttaactttaatccatcctgttggtacatctggagattgtggcgatacaagtgagactctttaggtacatgcaatgttactaatggcgccttgctaggtcgtagcgatggacttagctgaaggctattctatctgctcggcaaaggagcgaggcttcgtcagtgtagtcgctagctacgtcgtccgtacaactggggcgagtgctatcccgtatctcgagacctgccttgtggtggcgctcggtctgcgatcacacagtggcgacacgcgggtccgacatgtactaatggaccacggccgatttaaaactaccacctagcaagtgtggtgtctggcggtgacaccacattaaacgTCAAAGTTTTCAATTCTTCTCCTTGAAGCATTATACCTTTTCCAAATTTACCTTAGCCTTGCTTCAAATTTTGGAAACACACAGTTCATTCACATTTGCACGAGTAGAGATCGAGGCGTCGAATCGAGTGCAGCCCTCAGTTGCCTCAGAAGTATCTGTTTTTATACAGCATTTAGTTTATCCTTCGTTGTCACATGCTTCTGCGAAGTAGTGAAGAGTGCATTTGTGTTTAACTGTGATGACTAGTGTTTAGTAACTTTTCTGTATTGAGTGCGCTGACGTTGTAGCATAGTGATATCAGACTGCATCAGGCGCCTGCTTGGTTTaggattatatttatttatttattgtttatttagcctGAACACATTAGGTCCTCAAGACACTGTCTtgcatctgaccaggaacaacacatacaaaaaataCTACAGAACaatcacagtaataataatttgccttgttaatagaaataataataacgatGAAATAATGGAGGCATTAAGAATTATATTATTAGTTTAGCACTTTTGGAGCCTTGTTTGTTACTAGAAGTGTAAGAGATGGTGGAAGAGGAGAACACTGAAGTGAACGTGACAGTTTTTGATAGAAAAGGGGAGAATTTCAATAGAGAACTCTGTAGACGAGTGGAGAGAAAAGTGGTGGGGGACGGAGGTTTGACGAGAGTGAGCTGCAAGAAGAGATAGCTACTGTAGTAGAAGGTGGGTCATTAACTGAATTTTGAAGTCTGAATCAATTTTAATGtctctaatattttgaggaagattgttccaatgtcgggttccttatacagaaaatgatttagataacaagGCAATGTGTGTAGTGGTACAGAGGGGATTTTACTTTGTTGGGAACAAATATTTCGGCTGTGTTGTTCAGCTAGTACTGTAAAGGTTGAAGATAAATAGAAAGTAGTGCAATGATTGAGAATTCAATGAAGCAAACGCTGGGTACGATAATTTCTACTCTTATCAGTACATAGCCATGATGACCGTTGATAGGCAGAGGTAATTAGTCGAAATAGCGTGCATCACAAATGTATCATACACAAGTCCTTGCCGAAGTCAGATCTCATATGAAAGTCCTTGGTGGATAGGATCACCATAATCAACGATGCAGAGTATTTGCGATTCTACGAGTTTCTTTTTTAAGCTCGAGAGGAAATACATTATGTACTCTCTGTAAATAAGAACGTAGATTAAAGATGGAGGGGGTCTGTGAGTCTTGTGGACGGATGCAACTGAAACTGGCTATTGTCCAGGAACTGTTGGAAACTGTGCTGGACATGTTTGACGGGCTTGAGATAGCTGTGATGATCTGGGGTGGCTTCGAGACACCCGAGACGAAACTTTTGGTACTTCTCGTGCTTATATCGTCTGCTGATAACGCAGTGCCTTCCGATATGGTCGACATGGCCAATATGCGTTCACCTGAGTGTggatggcggacagtggtggggtcATGAATCAATGGCCAGAAGACGAAAGTGGACAGTGGCCACACGGCTGTCCCTTACACCTTAAAAATAGGTCTGAGGTCTTGTCCACTGCTGAAACTACATCTCACCCTCTGGACGCCTCGTCTGTTGTGACTGGGGCTGATCGTTGTGAAGGCCTGGACAAGAGAAGAGGTTGGGTGTCATGGTCACTGAGAACTCCAACGTTATGCGGGAAAAGGAGCCTCATTGGGAAATAGGTGGCAGTTCGGGAGGAAGGTCAGTGTCCATTCTGTTTGCCTTCCAGGGGATCTCGTCCAAGGCTACTGTCAACAGCTATTGAGCGTAACTGGTGCAGCTGGCTGCAGGTAGTAGCAAATGTTGGTAGGGATGATGCCTACCGCTTGAGTTTAGAGGCTATCCTCTGTACCTGTAGATGGCGAACTGCATTGGTCAACTTAGCTAGCCTTGCACCTGCGATGGAAGTAGAGCTAGCATATCTCAGCATCGTTCCCAGATCCAACTGCAGTCCTCTGTTTTGGAGCCGAATCAGGCGCTCAAATAACAGATTCAGGCAACTCAGTGGCGATCTGCGGTGAGGAGTTCTCGACCTCTGCTAT
The genomic region above belongs to Schistocerca americana isolate TAMUIC-IGC-003095 chromosome 7, iqSchAmer2.1, whole genome shotgun sequence and contains:
- the LOC124622223 gene encoding leucine-rich repeat-containing protein 38-like, translated to MHMYFGSPSATEMTMDLLFDVPSVVARSQCWRLLLAVWLLASVSASSPMQCKCWKEEAHTYRCVGCSRLPLNVPTDATRLRMAGNRVSNTHFVSSRLADLKSIYLNNNSITSLYTSDLCPLKSLMVLDLSANNLESFDEDSIACNDQLQKLVLDDNPQIQLVALRSQSLKHLSLRNCGLTSFDPQLLRRLRKLRGLDLRGNDALPCGQVTQDLHKYWPRLRVYCDVQTSATKNTSTGATTTTTTATNAGLPPHSQDDIVQKIQLVAPIPIVPLVVILAVVLAAVLFSLCKRSGHDCRPGVESGDGKLLEEPC